The following is a genomic window from Bacteroidales bacterium.
AGCCTGCTTGCAACAGGCGGAGTAAAAACATCATAAATTATTATCTGCGTGAGCTTATCCTGATTCTGATGGAGTATTTCAGTATCAGATAACAGAACAGTTTTCTTCTGACTGCAGCCACTTATCACAAAAAGTGATACTACAATAATTGTAAAGAGTTTAATTTTTTCCATCGAATATATTGTACTTAATATTTTTCTCCTTTCTCCTTTCTCTACGCTTTACGCTCTACGCTTTTTAACCTCAGAGTCCCAATTCCGTGTCCCTCATTGCGAGGAGGAACGACGAAGCAACCCCTTTGAATTAGTTATCGTCACCTCCTTAACCCCTCTCCCTACCTTTAAGAACCTGGCTGATTGTGATAAAAACGAATTTCCATAATAGAATTCCTGTCTCTGAACCTTCCCGTCTTTATATCTTATTTCAGCACTTATATCATCATCTCTAAGCGGAAAAATGTCAGTTTCAGCATTTAGTTCAAATATTTTAACCGGACCGCGGTTCTGTGAGGCAGCCACAAGGTAATTTCCTTTGGCACCTCTGAGTTTAACCAGTGCTTTCCCGTTACCGGGAACGTAGACTCCGCTTTCAGAAATTGAGAGAGGAGTAAATTCTCCGTTACCGTTACCTTTTAGAAATAATCCGCTTAACGCATCATATCTGCCTGTGAGTACATCGGTGCTGTAATCATTTGTGTTAATGAGGAGATCAATATTACCGTCTTCATCAAAATCATCTGCAACCATACCATTGACAGCTGATAACTGTGCTTCAGCAGGCAGGTTAATTACACTGAACTTCCCATTCCCATCATTTCTGAATAACGATGATCTGAACTCAGTAGCCTTGAGTTTCAAAGCTTCATTAAACTGGTTTTCAGTAAAAAGCTTATCAATTGTTGCTATGGCATATGACTTATAGTTCTGAAAACCTGATCGCATTTTGATCATCTGTTTCACAGCATCATCCCTGCCAAATGCCGGATATGCTTTTTTCGAAGTGTCTGTCTGACTGCTTGTTATATACAGAGCAGGGAATGCATCGTAATTACCATTATTATCAAAGTCGCCGGAAATTATTGAAACCGGGTGTTTCTCAGATGCTCTGTAAAAAGAATTCAAACCAAGGTTCCCAACTACGTAGTCAATATCACTATCGTTGTCAAAGTCACCGGAGGTAATTGAATTCCACCATCCGGAAAGACTTACGGTGCCAGTCTCATTTGTAGCATTTATAAACTTTCCGTCCACATTTTTCAGAAATGTAACAGGCATCCACTCCCCGGCCAGAACAAGATCACTCCATCCGTCATTATTATAATCAGTAAACAGGGCATCACATACCATCCCTAAATCTGACATCATGGGGGCGACTTCTTTTGTAATATCAGTGAACTTAACGGTTCCATTATCAGAGTCATTTCTGAATAAATAGCTCGACACAGGCTTTGGATAGTTCCAGGGATCAACCCTTCCTGAAATAAACAAATCAAGGTCGTTATCCCTGTCAAAATCTGCCGCCCTTACACATGCTTTGCTTGTAAAGTTCTCCGGGAAAACATCATCTCTTTCAGTAAAAATCCCCTTCCCGTTGTTGATATAAAAGTGGTCCTGATAAGCTTTTGAACCAGATTCATTTTCATATCCTCCCGATGAAACATATAGATCCTTATCTCCATCACCATCTGCATCAAATAACAGGATTCCCATATCATCCCACTTCTTTGAAGAAATAATTCCATCATTAAGAAGTTGCCTCTGCGTGAATGTCCCTTCGCTTTTCTGAAGAAACAGCATTGCACTGTTCTTTGCTGATCCACCGGTAACTATATCATCCAGACCATTCCCGTCAATATCTCCCGATGCAAGCGATGGTCCGTATTCCGATAACTTATGCGGCAGCAGTTTCTGGATATTGAAATCGACAAAATCTTCTTCTTTATCATTATGGCTGATCTTAACAGATCCTGTAACATCACTGAACAATGCATTTTCTGACTTCTCCCTGACTGGAACAGAATCATAAATATCTGCATTTTTAATATTGACTTCAATAAGCTGATTTGCAGTAACATTGATTAGTTTCTGGACTTTACCGCTTTGCCATTTAATTATAAGTGAATCAGCAGTTGCCTGATCTCTCAGTCCAAAGTGAGATATTACTGTGGAAGTTGAAATGTAGCCTCTGTAAGGATTGTTTTCCCGGACCTGCATTTTACCATTACCAAAATAAAGATAAATCAGAGCTCCCAGACCATTTCTGTTCAGGGAATCCCCAATGAGTTTAACATGCAGATAATTGCTTTTCAGAGGATCGATATCTGTTGAATTATTCCTGTATAAAGAAGCTTCGTCATTTATATTGTTTATCACAAGGTCAAGATCTCCGTCGTTGTCAAAATCAGCATATGCCGCACCATTTGAGAATGTGGGATCTGATAATCCCCATTCTGCTGACTTATCTGAGAAAGTAAGGTCAGCATTATTTTTATATAGGTAATTGTGGATTTTTACCTCAGGTACCTGTTTCAGGATATCTGCCTTGGGAGTGGTAAGCCAGGCCTTGCTCCGGAACATCCCGAAATCGTGGTCAGTTATATCTTTTGGAAACCCGTTAGCAATGAAAAGATCGTTATATCCGTCGTTATCAGAGTCAAACAGCAATGGAGTCCAGCTCCAGTCTGTAGCTTCCACTCCGGCAAAATATGCTATTTCGCTGAAAACTGGAATATCTGATGAGTCCTGGGCTGATGGGATTGATCCCTGATTAAGCTGCAGTGTGTTCCTGGTATACTGGTAGCTATAACCGTACCTGTCGGAATTCTGGAAGAACTGATAGCTTGAAGGAGGGAGCATCATCTTTTTGCGGTAATTGTCTTCCGGATTCATGTCAAGTGTTATAAAATCAATGAGACCGTCATTATTTATATCACTTGCATCATTACCCATTGCGCTGTTTGATGTATGTCTGAATGCTGAAGCTATACGTTCCGAGAAAGTGCCGTTTCTGTTGTTGATCCAGAGAAGATCATTCATAAGGTAGTCGTTTGAGACATAGATATCTTTCCATCCATCCTGATTGATGTCAGTTATACTAGCCTGATTACCATATCCTTCTGTTTGAATTCCCGCATGCTTTGAGACATTTGTGAATACCGGATGTTTCAGTTTAGCATCCAGGTCATTCCGGTATAATCTGCCTGTACTTGAATTAGATCCGTCCCTGATTACAGGTCTGAAAACAAAGGGTGAATTACGGTCATTTATTTCGTTTACAGTGAGGTAAACATCAAGGTCACCGTCATTGTCATAATCGAAGAAGGCAGCCTGTGTTGTGTGAGAATCATCATCAAGTCCGTACGCAGCCGCCATATCTTTAAAATGCGGTATATTCCTGCTATCTGTACCCTGATTCACATAAAGTATATTTTTTCTCTTCTCCGAATCGTTCCAAATTGTGGATGACACATAAAGATCCTGAAATCCGTCATTGTTGATATCAACTACTGCAACACCCCTGCACCATTTTCCTTCACCGGTTACTCCTGCAGTTTCAGTTACATCCTTAAAAGAAAAGTCACCGTCATTTAAATATAGTTTGCACGACACCAGGTTACCTGTAAAGAAAATATCAGGAAAGCCATCGTTGTTGAAATCACCAATTCCGACACCGCCTCCGTTAAATACATTCCCGTTATCCAGCTGGTTTACTGAGTCATTCTCTATAATCAGGTTATTGAAATGTATTCCGGAATGAGATGAATTGATCTCCTGAAACCTCAAGGGCTTTCTGATACATGAACTAATTGATAGGAATATTGCAAGTACACTAAAGAATTTTAATAAGGGTTTTGTGAAGTTCATCAGGTCTGATGGTTTTATAAAATCAAACAAAAAAAAGTGATTTTGGTTCAGTATTTATAAGATTGATTTTTCTTTTTTTGAGTAACACTAAACGTGCTATCTTTGGGAAGGTTAATAAATGTATCTGTTACACTTAATAATTTTGGAGACAAAAATCATAATATCTCAGATCATTATCCTTGCAATTGTTGTAATTATCGGTGCAATAGCTGCAAAGTTCAGAGTAATTACGCCGGAGTCGAAAGATATGTTGTCGAAGGTGATCTTTAATATTTCTCTTCCTCTTATGCTTTTCACTAATTTTCTTAAATTGGATGTAACTCCTAAATTGCTGACTAATAGTCTTTTAGTGTTGACAATAAGTGGAACAGTAATCCTCTTTATGTTGTTGGCTGGCTGGTTAACTGCAAGAATGTTCAGAATAAAAGGGAGGGAGGCTGCTGTTTTTAAAGCACATTCAATGTTCGGCAATATTATTTTCCTTGGTTTTCCACTGATTTACGCATTATACGGATCTGAAGGACTTCTATATGCGAGCATGTTCCAGCTAATTGCCAATATTATTATGTGGACAATCGGGGTAGTTGTTCTAACATATGGCAATGGAGTTTCGTGGCAAAAAAGTATTCTGAGGGTAATTAATATCAATACTATAGCGACCGTTACCGGATTTCTGTTTTTTATTTTTTCATTGAAACTTCCGGATATAATTGTTACTCCTTTTTCGGCACTGGGTGCTGCGAACACCTGGCTCTGCATGCTATACATAGGAGCGATGCTGGCTTTCTCAAGTGTGGGTGGGTTACTTAGAAAGAAGAGTCTTTATATTATCAGCTTCAACAGGCTGATTTTGATCCCGGCACTGCTAATAGCTGTTTTCGTTTTGTTTGCTTCTGTTTTCGGTCTTGCACCCGATAAGCTTGTCGCGTCTGTGATCATTCTTGAGGTTGCAATGCCCTGTATGGCAAGTGTTGTTATAATGGCAAAAGAGCTTGGTGCCGACGATCAGCTGGCTGTAGGTAATGTATTTGTTTCAACTATTATTAGTATTGTTACCCTGCCATTGGTACTGATGGCAATCAATACCTTCCTGTAGATGTGACCTAATTGTAAATGCCTGATGCAAAAAATATATAAGATGAAAAAGCAGGTTATCATATTCTTAATGTTACTGGCTGGACTGTTAACTACCTCAACACTTTCGTCTCAACCAAATAAGATTCCTCCTTTTCAGATGATGCAGGCTAACGGGAAAGTCTTCAAGGCTCAGTATTTGCCTCTTGGCAAGCCGATAGTACTCATTTATTTTTCACCTGACTGTGATGAATGCCAGAAACTGACAAAGGAAATGCTGGAGCGGAGTGAGGAACTTAAAAATGTATCAATTGCTATGATTACCTATCAGCCTGTAGAACAGGTAGTTCAGTATGTTGCTAAAAATAATTTAGGAAAGTATCCGAATATTTATGTGGGAACGGAAGGCAGCAGTCTGTTTGTAAGGAACTATTATGATATTATGCTTTTCCCTTTTATGACACTATATAATAAGGATGGTGATCTGATTGTCAAGTACACAAGTAAGCAGGTTAATGTTGAGGATCTGATGTTGAGGATCAGGAATCTCACGAAATACTAAAACTAAGTATATTTAAGGTACTCTTTGAAAGATTGAATGCGAACTCACTGGACATACATATTTGTTTTAACTATTCTCTTACTCTCTCTGCAGTCTTGCAGAAAAGGACCTGGAGTACCAACCGTTACAACACAGGATGTGACTGATATTGAATATGTAACCGCTGCCTCAGGCGGTAATATTACTGATGATGGAGGAGATCCAATTATTGCAAGAGGAATTTGCTGGAACACTAAAGGAAATCCAACAACAGCAGACAATGTTGCTAAAGGGGGCAGTGGAAGAGGACCATTTCACAAAGACATTACCAATCTCATTCCTGGAACAACATATTACCTGAGAGCTTACGCCTCCAACAGTGCCGAAACCGGATATGGAAATGAGGTGACATTTAAAACCCGTATGATTTTTAAACCGGACGTTTCTACTTACTGTATATCGTTTGAAAACCAGACTACTATAAAAACAGGTGGTTATATTACTGCTTTTTATGGCGGAACAATCTCAGAAAGAGGAATTTGCTGGAGCACTTCGCCAGAACCGGAAATAAATTCAGAAAAAAAAGTCACTGATAATCTCGATGGTCAAAACTTTTATTTGAGTAGCTCTGGTTTTATTCCCGGAACTACTTATTATCTGCGTGCTTTTGCCACCGATGAAGCAGGCACAGGTTACGGAAATGAAATAAAGTTTACTGTACATGTCGATGGTGCAACTGTTAGCGATGTCGATGAAAATGTATATAAAACAACTAAAATAGGCACACAAACATGGATGGCGGAAAACCTGAAAACAACAAAGTTCAATGACAAGACCCCTTTAGTAAACATAACAAATGATTATCAGGATAGCAGACTTTCTGTTTATGCATGGTATAATAATAAAGAAGAGTATAAAGAAGAATATGGTGCTCTCTACAATTATAA
Proteins encoded in this region:
- a CDS encoding VCBS repeat-containing protein; amino-acid sequence: MNFTKPLLKFFSVLAIFLSISSCIRKPLRFQEINSSHSGIHFNNLIIENDSVNQLDNGNVFNGGGVGIGDFNNDGFPDIFFTGNLVSCKLYLNDGDFSFKDVTETAGVTGEGKWCRGVAVVDINNDGFQDLYVSSTIWNDSEKRKNILYVNQGTDSRNIPHFKDMAAAYGLDDDSHTTQAAFFDYDNDGDLDVYLTVNEINDRNSPFVFRPVIRDGSNSSTGRLYRNDLDAKLKHPVFTNVSKHAGIQTEGYGNQASITDINQDGWKDIYVSNDYLMNDLLWINNRNGTFSERIASAFRHTSNSAMGNDASDINNDGLIDFITLDMNPEDNYRKKMMLPPSSYQFFQNSDRYGYSYQYTRNTLQLNQGSIPSAQDSSDIPVFSEIAYFAGVEATDWSWTPLLFDSDNDGYNDLFIANGFPKDITDHDFGMFRSKAWLTTPKADILKQVPEVKIHNYLYKNNADLTFSDKSAEWGLSDPTFSNGAAYADFDNDGDLDLVINNINDEASLYRNNSTDIDPLKSNYLHVKLIGDSLNRNGLGALIYLYFGNGKMQVRENNPYRGYISTSTVISHFGLRDQATADSLIIKWQSGKVQKLINVTANQLIEVNIKNADIYDSVPVREKSENALFSDVTGSVKISHNDKEEDFVDFNIQKLLPHKLSEYGPSLASGDIDGNGLDDIVTGGSAKNSAMLFLQKSEGTFTQRQLLNDGIISSKKWDDMGILLFDADGDGDKDLYVSSGGYENESGSKAYQDHFYINNGKGIFTERDDVFPENFTSKACVRAADFDRDNDLDLFISGRVDPWNYPKPVSSYLFRNDSDNGTVKFTDITKEVAPMMSDLGMVCDALFTDYNNDGWSDLVLAGEWMPVTFLKNVDGKFINATNETGTVSLSGWWNSITSGDFDNDSDIDYVVGNLGLNSFYRASEKHPVSIISGDFDNNGNYDAFPALYITSSQTDTSKKAYPAFGRDDAVKQMIKMRSGFQNYKSYAIATIDKLFTENQFNEALKLKATEFRSSLFRNDGNGKFSVINLPAEAQLSAVNGMVADDFDEDGNIDLLINTNDYSTDVLTGRYDALSGLFLKGNGNGEFTPLSISESGVYVPGNGKALVKLRGAKGNYLVAASQNRGPVKIFELNAETDIFPLRDDDISAEIRYKDGKVQRQEFYYGNSFLSQSARFLKVGRGVKEVTITNSKGLLRRSSSQ
- a CDS encoding AEC family transporter; this translates as METKIIISQIIILAIVVIIGAIAAKFRVITPESKDMLSKVIFNISLPLMLFTNFLKLDVTPKLLTNSLLVLTISGTVILFMLLAGWLTARMFRIKGREAAVFKAHSMFGNIIFLGFPLIYALYGSEGLLYASMFQLIANIIMWTIGVVVLTYGNGVSWQKSILRVININTIATVTGFLFFIFSLKLPDIIVTPFSALGAANTWLCMLYIGAMLAFSSVGGLLRKKSLYIISFNRLILIPALLIAVFVLFASVFGLAPDKLVASVIILEVAMPCMASVVIMAKELGADDQLAVGNVFVSTIISIVTLPLVLMAINTFL
- a CDS encoding redoxin domain-containing protein encodes the protein MKKQVIIFLMLLAGLLTTSTLSSQPNKIPPFQMMQANGKVFKAQYLPLGKPIVLIYFSPDCDECQKLTKEMLERSEELKNVSIAMITYQPVEQVVQYVAKNNLGKYPNIYVGTEGSSLFVRNYYDIMLFPFMTLYNKDGDLIVKYTSKQVNVEDLMLRIRNLTKY
- a CDS encoding fibrobacter succinogenes major paralogous domain-containing protein produces the protein MRTHWTYIFVLTILLLSLQSCRKGPGVPTVTTQDVTDIEYVTAASGGNITDDGGDPIIARGICWNTKGNPTTADNVAKGGSGRGPFHKDITNLIPGTTYYLRAYASNSAETGYGNEVTFKTRMIFKPDVSTYCISFENQTTIKTGGYITAFYGGTISERGICWSTSPEPEINSEKKVTDNLDGQNFYLSSSGFIPGTTYYLRAFATDEAGTGYGNEIKFTVHVDGATVSDVDENVYKTTKIGTQTWMAENLKTTKFNDKTPLVNITNDYQDSRLSVYAWYNNKEEYKEEYGALYNYNAVSKAWAPYDRNVCPTGWHVPSDKEWSTLITFLGGDRFAGGKLKETGTTHWSGPNAEATDEFGFRALPGGTTNFCYGFNSVGITGSWWCSDFGIYNKEYYNIVYVMDAYSGSAIRLPGNAHNGYSVRCIRDY